In one window of Silvanigrella paludirubra DNA:
- a CDS encoding fumarylacetoacetate hydrolase family protein, translating into MDKIVCVGKNYMEHAKELGDAIPEKPVLFIKPKSILRAAIDHEELSLVIPQVSSSLHYEAEIVLRLDKGGYQLDLKEAEKAIGAVSIGLDMTLRELQAKQKKEGHPWTTSKVFVDSAVVGPWLRVSEFPNYLEEKFTFSLDDKVKQESFGKNMTMSPIECVSYISKFFPLVAGDLIFTGTPAGVGPVTSGQRGVLSFGSIRYSVLWS; encoded by the coding sequence ATGGATAAAATTGTTTGTGTTGGCAAGAATTACATGGAACATGCAAAAGAGTTAGGTGATGCCATTCCAGAAAAACCAGTACTTTTTATTAAACCCAAAAGTATTTTAAGGGCTGCAATCGATCATGAAGAGCTTTCCTTGGTTATTCCTCAAGTGTCTAGTTCATTGCACTATGAAGCTGAAATTGTTTTACGTCTTGATAAAGGTGGATATCAATTAGATTTAAAAGAAGCAGAAAAAGCCATTGGAGCTGTTTCAATTGGACTAGATATGACACTAAGAGAACTTCAAGCAAAACAAAAAAAAGAAGGACATCCTTGGACAACTAGCAAAGTATTTGTAGACAGTGCTGTAGTTGGCCCATGGTTAAGAGTATCTGAATTTCCAAATTATTTAGAAGAAAAATTTACATTTTCTCTTGATGATAAAGTCAAACAGGAAAGTTTTGGAAAAAATATGACAATGTCACCTATCGAATGTGTTTCTTACATTAGTAAGTTTTTTCCGCTTGTTGCTGGAGATCTTATATTTACTGGAACACCAGCTGGGGTAGGGCCCGTGACTTCAGGACAAAGAGGGGTTCTTAGTTTTGGATCTATTCGTTATTCTGTTCTTTGGTCGTAA